In a single window of the Lagenorhynchus albirostris chromosome 19, mLagAlb1.1, whole genome shotgun sequence genome:
- the PVR gene encoding poliovirus receptor, protein MARAASLAWPPLLLLSLLSLSRAPSGAGTETIGVLAPAQVRGFLGDTTELPCKLQPLGHNVTVTQVTWTRQKLAEASRSVAVFHPTQGPSFPEPGRLEFVAARPGEELRDASLAVGGLRAEDEGNYTCQFATFPNGDRSARTWLRVLAQPQNKAETREVPRSQLSLEPVPVAHCISTGGRPPARISWSPPLDKMANTSQVPGPLPGTVTVISLLTLIPSSHVDGKNVTCRVEHESFEERVVLPMTLSVPYPPEVSISGYDGNWYIGRSEASLHCDVRSKPEPTGYDWNTIMGPLPPSVVAQGAHLLIHTVDESINTTFICLVTNALGTGQAEVTVLVTGLSREPSHSGLSSEIIIILTFTIILVGLLLLGLLIYFRKSRNFRGNLRSSSANGNVIYSAVGCNASSPQDPPTEGAGEEVGLAAGHPPHLHG, encoded by the exons ATGGCCCGAGCCGCTTCCTTAGCTTggccgccgctgctgctgctgtccCTGCTGTCGCTGTCCCGGGCGCCCTCGGGAGCCG GGACCGAGACAATCGGAGTGCTGGCCCCAGCCCAGGTGCGCGGCTTCCTGGGCGACACCACAGAGCTGCCGTGCAAACTGCAGCCGCTGGGGCACAACGTGACGGTGACGCAGGTGACCTGGACTCGGCAGAAGCTGGCGGAGGCCTCCCGCAGCGTGGCGGTCTtccaccccacccagggccccagctTCCCGGAGCCCGGCCGGTTGGAGTTCGTGGCCGCCAGGCCAGGCGAGGAGCTGCGAGACGCATCGCTGGCCGTGGGGGGGTTGCGCGCCGAAGATGAAGGCAATTACACCTGCCAGTTCGCCACGTTCCCCAACGGCGACAGGAGCGCCCGAACCTGGCTCCGGGTGCTCG cccagccccagaacAAGGCTGAGACCCGGGAGGTCCCGCGCAGCCAGCTcagcctggagcctgtgcccgTGGCCCACTGCATCTCCACGGGGGGTCGCCCACCCGCCCGCATCTCCTGGTCCCCGCCCCTCGACAAGATGGCCAATACAAGCCAGGTGCCAGGGCCCCTGCCCGGCACTGTCACCGTCATCAGTCTCTTAACCTTAATACCTTCCAGCCATGTGGATGGCAAGAATGTCACTTGCAGAGTGGAGCACGAGAGCTTCGAGGAGCGGGTGGTACTGCCCATGACCCTCAGCGTGCCCT ACCCCCCCGAGGTCTCCATATCCGGCTATGATGGCAACTGGTACATCGGCCGTAGTGAGGCCTCCCTGCACTGTGACGTCCGCAGCAAACCAGAGCCCACAGGCTACGACTGGAACAC GATCATGGGACCCCTGCCACCCTCTGTTGTGGCCCAGGGCGCCCACCTCCTGATCCATACCGTGGACGAGTCCATCAACACGACTTTCATCTGCCTTGTCACCAACGCCCTAGGGACTGGCCAGGCAGAAGTGACCGTCCTGGTCACAG GACTTTCCAGGGAGCCATCACATTCAGGCTTGTCCTCTGAGATCATTATCATCCTGACTTTCACTATCATCCTGGTTGGTCTACTCCTGCTGGGGCTCCTGATTTATTTCCGGAAATCCAGAAACTTCC GTGGGAACCTGCGCAGCTCATCTGCTAATGGG AATGTCATCTATTCAGCTGTTGGCTGTAATGCCAGCTCTCCCCAGGATCCACCGACAGAGGGAGCTGGTGAGGAAGTGGGCCTCGCAGCTGGacacccaccccacctccatgGATGA